TTGAGCAATTTCATATAACGAGTTCTCACAAACAATAAGAGCTCTTGTTCTTGTCAATTCACCTTCAGTTTTATCAGTATAATTTTTATATAGATGCTCTGATATAGTTAGCTGAAGTATTGAGTCACCTAAAAATTCAAGCCTCTCATTATGATTTAAGTCTTTATTCTGATTAACAAACGAACTATGAGTTAAGGCTTCAGCTATAATCTTTTTATTGTTAAATTTAATATTTAGTTTTTCTTCAAGTTCTTTCATAGAATCTAAGTTTACTTTCATTTCTTCACTCCTATATACTTTCTAGTTCATTCTTCAATCTGCTAGCTAACAGACTCAAGAATAAACTAAACTTTAAAATAAAAATATAAAGCCCCGCATTATACGGGACTTATAATTACTCTTCAGTATGAGCTTTTATGTAATCAACTACATCACTTACAACACTAATTTTTTCAGCATCCTCGTCAGGAATTTCTAAATCGAATTCGCTTTCTAATGCCATTATTAGCTCAACTATGTCAAGTGAATCAGCACCTAAATCGTCAACAAATGATGATTCCATTGATATTTCATCGGCATCTATACCGAGTTGATCTGATATTATATCTCTAACCTTTTCAAATATCATGTTTTCACCTCCTACTTATAAAGCTATATAAAGATAATATTACATATCCTCTTTAGCGTCAATATTAATAAACAAATAAAATTACTCCTTATGAGTATTACTTTCATCATCAATGTTTATTTTTTCTAATTCTTCCCTTATCTTATCTACAACTTTGTTTTCATGAGCAGTAATTGCTTGCTTTACGGCATTTTTAAAGGCTTTAGCATTTGAACTTCCATGAGCTTTAATTACAATACCGTTCGCCCCTAAGAATGCAGAACCTCCATACTCAGTATAATCGAACTTTTTCTTAAAATTACTGAATACTGATTTCAACAAAAGACCACCTATTTTAGTAATAGTTGAAGACATAATCTGTTCTTTTAACAGACTGAATATAGTTGAAGCTACTCCTTCATAGGTTTTTAAGATAGTATTGCCTACAAAACCATCACAAACTACCACATTCACATCTCCAACAGGTACATCTCTAGGTTCAATATTACCAACAAAATTTAAATCAGTTTGCTTAAGAAGTTTATATGTTTCCTTTGTAAGCTCATTCCCTTTTTCCTCTTCAGCTCCTATGTTAACAAGTCCTATAGTAGGATTATTAACATTCAGAACATTTTCAAAATAAATCTTTCCCATGAAAGCAAATTGAACAAGATATGAACTTTTGCTATCTACGTTTGCACCAGCATCAATTACCATAAAGGGTGCATTTTTACCTGGCATTACGGGAGCAAGGGCTACTCTTTTTATCCCTCTAATTCTCCCTACAATAAGGGTTGCACCAGCCATTATTGCTCCAGTACTACCAGCTGATAATACTGCATCAGCTTCTCCTGACTTAACTAAATTTAAGGCTTTCACTAAACTTGAATCTTTCTTTCTTTTTAAAGCTTTGACAGGTTCTTCATTTGGACTTATAATTTCAGAAGCATTTACCACAGCTATTTTATTTTTTGGATAATTAAAAGTCGAAAGCTTCTGCTTAATTAAATCTTCAGGCCCTGTTATTATAATGTCTACTCCATATTCGTTTACTGCATCAACACAACCTTGAACTACAGCATCTGGAGCAAAGTCTCCCCCCATACCATCAACCGCTAATTTCATACATTTACCTGGAAGGTTACCAGGTTCTTCACATCCTTTCTTTGCGATATCAACCATAGTATTCTTTATGGTAAAGTATATTATACCTAGAATGAAAATACAATATTTGTTTAAAAAATAAGAGAAAGTCATACGACTTTCTCTACAATTACTTCTCAGAAGCAACTATTTCCTTACCCTTGTAATATCCACAGCTCTTGCACACTCTATGAGCAAGCTTCATTTCATGGCATTGAGGACATTCAATTATTCCTGGTAGGCTTAATTTAAATGTTTGTGCTCTTCTTGAGTCTCTTCTAGCTTTAGAAAATCTTCTCGCAGGATTTCCCACAGTAAACACCTCCTTAATCAGCAGAAAACAAATCTTTTAGCTTAGCTAGTCGCGGATCTATATCTTCATTATCGCAATCACAATTAGCAACATTTAGATTTGTACCGCAGTGCTGACATAAGCCCTCGCAATCATCCTTGCATAGTTTTTTTACAGGCAAAGACAAAAGAATATTGTTTTTAATTATATCTGTGACATCAATTGTATCACCCTCAACAAAAATGATTTCATCCTCATCTTTATTGTCAGGGTTAGGAGAAAATATCTCATGAATCAGGATATCGATGCTATGATTGAAATTTACTAAACATCTAGAGCAAGGTAGACTTAATTCTGTAATAACCCTACCATCTAAGTCAATACCATCTCCAGTGAGGTGAAGTTCCCCATCTAGAATTATCGGACTTAGAAACTCAATTTTTTCACCCTCATCATAAAAACTTTCTTCTTCATAAACTAAATGCACTTTTTTCTTTGAAACTTTTTTCCTAATTAAATCTAAAACATCAATTGTCATAGTTTTACCTCAATGCATTAGCCACAATTTATTATATAAACAACTAAATTAAAAGTCAAGCTGTATTTATACTTTAAGTATAAATTTGTCAAATTTCCTCTAGTTATTAACAATTTCCATTGCGTCTCTAGCAATCATTAGCTCTTCGTTAGTTGGTATTACGAACACTTTTGATTTAGAACCTTCTACACTTAGGTCTACAGCCTTACCTCTAACTTTGTTTTTCTCTTTATCAAGCTTAATTCCTAAGTAGTCTAAACCCTCGCATACAAACTCTCTAACTTCTGGTGAATTTTCACCAAGTCCAGCTGTAAATACTATACAGTCAACTCCATTCATAACAGCTGCATATGAGCCTATGAACTTTTTAACCTTATAGTAGAATACATCTAACGCAAGCTGGGCTCTCTTATTTCCT
The genomic region above belongs to Clostridium swellfunianum and contains:
- the acpP gene encoding acyl carrier protein, which produces MIFEKVRDIISDQLGIDADEISMESSFVDDLGADSLDIVELIMALESEFDLEIPDEDAEKISVVSDVVDYIKAHTEE
- the plsX gene encoding phosphate acyltransferase PlsX; translated protein: MKLAVDGMGGDFAPDAVVQGCVDAVNEYGVDIIITGPEDLIKQKLSTFNYPKNKIAVVNASEIISPNEEPVKALKRKKDSSLVKALNLVKSGEADAVLSAGSTGAIMAGATLIVGRIRGIKRVALAPVMPGKNAPFMVIDAGANVDSKSSYLVQFAFMGKIYFENVLNVNNPTIGLVNIGAEEEKGNELTKETYKLLKQTDLNFVGNIEPRDVPVGDVNVVVCDGFVGNTILKTYEGVASTIFSLLKEQIMSSTITKIGGLLLKSVFSNFKKKFDYTEYGGSAFLGANGIVIKAHGSSNAKAFKNAVKQAITAHENKVVDKIREELEKINIDDESNTHKE
- the rpmF gene encoding 50S ribosomal protein L32; translation: MGNPARRFSKARRDSRRAQTFKLSLPGIIECPQCHEMKLAHRVCKSCGYYKGKEIVASEK
- a CDS encoding YceD family protein — translated: MTIDVLDLIRKKVSKKKVHLVYEEESFYDEGEKIEFLSPIILDGELHLTGDGIDLDGRVITELSLPCSRCLVNFNHSIDILIHEIFSPNPDNKDEDEIIFVEGDTIDVTDIIKNNILLSLPVKKLCKDDCEGLCQHCGTNLNVANCDCDNEDIDPRLAKLKDLFSAD